Proteins encoded by one window of Catenulispora sp. GP43:
- a CDS encoding arabinofuranosidase catalytic domain-containing protein, protein MLAFAAILAVAGIQVGATTARAATSLPCDVYASGGTPCAAAYSTVRALYASYDGPLYQIQRASDSSHMDVGLLAAGDYANGAAQVSFCANTSCTITKIYDQTSHHNDMPISSGGFWKGPGPNGSDVGADAMALPVTVNGHAVFGVKVHPGVGYRVDNTVGVPTGSQPEGVYMVTSSNYYNSQCCFDFGSAETDHSDDGNATMNAIEWGNACWFGGCTGPGPWVEADLENGMYSTNTGPNTSNNPGVNHAFVTAWEKNNGTSDFTLKNGDATTGGLTTTYSGSLPNNYSPMKVQPDVELGTGGDNSNGGQGEFFEGAVTTGFPSDATENAVQTAITSAGYSAPAPPPGGALHAVGAGKCLDVPNASTTGGTQLQIYDCNGQSNQTFAHTSAGQLTVTDGGTTDCLDANNKGTSSGTKVIIWPCNGQTNQQWTLNSNGTITGAQSGLCLDVTGASTANGALVQLWTCNGQSNQQWTLG, encoded by the coding sequence ATGCTCGCGTTCGCGGCCATCCTGGCCGTGGCCGGGATACAGGTCGGCGCGACGACGGCGCGCGCCGCCACGTCGCTGCCCTGCGACGTCTACGCCAGCGGCGGGACGCCGTGCGCGGCGGCGTACAGCACCGTGCGCGCGCTCTACGCCTCATACGACGGGCCGCTCTACCAGATACAGCGCGCGTCCGACAGCAGCCACATGGACGTCGGCCTGCTGGCCGCCGGCGACTACGCCAACGGTGCCGCGCAGGTCTCCTTCTGCGCGAACACGTCGTGCACCATCACGAAGATCTACGACCAGACCTCCCACCACAACGACATGCCGATCTCGTCCGGCGGGTTCTGGAAGGGTCCCGGCCCGAACGGCTCGGACGTCGGCGCGGACGCGATGGCGCTGCCGGTGACGGTCAACGGCCACGCGGTCTTCGGCGTGAAGGTCCACCCCGGCGTCGGCTACCGGGTCGACAACACCGTCGGCGTGCCCACCGGCTCACAGCCGGAGGGGGTCTACATGGTCACGTCCTCCAATTACTACAACTCGCAGTGCTGCTTCGACTTCGGCAGTGCCGAGACCGACCACAGCGACGACGGCAACGCGACGATGAACGCGATCGAGTGGGGCAACGCGTGCTGGTTCGGCGGCTGTACAGGGCCGGGGCCCTGGGTGGAGGCCGACCTGGAGAACGGCATGTACAGCACCAACACCGGCCCGAACACGTCGAACAACCCCGGGGTGAACCATGCGTTCGTGACGGCCTGGGAGAAGAACAACGGCACGTCCGACTTCACCCTGAAGAACGGGGACGCGACCACAGGCGGCCTGACCACGACCTATTCGGGATCGCTGCCGAACAACTACTCGCCGATGAAGGTGCAGCCGGACGTCGAGCTCGGCACCGGCGGCGACAACAGCAACGGCGGCCAGGGCGAGTTCTTCGAGGGCGCCGTCACGACGGGCTTCCCCTCGGACGCGACTGAGAACGCGGTGCAGACCGCCATCACCAGCGCCGGCTACTCGGCGCCGGCCCCGCCGCCCGGCGGTGCGCTGCACGCGGTCGGCGCGGGCAAGTGCCTGGACGTGCCGAACGCCAGCACCACCGGCGGGACGCAGCTGCAGATCTACGACTGCAACGGCCAGAGCAATCAGACGTTCGCCCACACCTCGGCCGGCCAGCTGACGGTCACCGACGGCGGCACGACCGACTGTCTGGACGCCAACAACAAGGGCACGAGCAGCGGCACGAAGGTGATCATCTGGCCGTGTAATGGTCAGACCAACCAGCAGTGGACCCTGAACTCCAACGGCACCATCACCGGGGCCCAGTCAGGGCTCTGCCTGGACGTCACCGGCGCCTCGACAGCGAACGGCGCGCTGGTCCAGCTGTGGACCTGCAACGGCCAGAGCAACCAGCAATGGACCCTCGGCTGA
- a CDS encoding arabinofuranosidase catalytic domain-containing protein — protein sequence MGYSALLSGSPPARHRLRPLTFLAAAILLVAGVLATGMVNAGPARAATTGPCDIYASGGTPCVAAHSTTRALYGAYNGPLYQVRRSSDNATTNIGVLNAGGFANAAAQDSFCANTTCVITVIYDQSGRGNNLTQALGGGAAPGADNLAVATAAPVTLSGHEAYGVFIPAGTGYRDDSTNGIATGDNPEGEYAIFDGSHYNGGCCFDYGNAETNNNDDGNGTMEAIYFGNIRVWGYGSGNGPWIMADMENGLYSGQNAGYNANDPSISDRFTTAIIKGGANQWAIRGGNAQSGSLSTFYSGPRPNVSGYNPMRKQGAIILGTGGDNSRGSDGTFYEGVMTSGYPSDATENTVQANIVAAGYSTGGTSTSGSALHAVGAGKCLDVPNATTAGGTQVQIYDCNGQSNQSFTHTSAGQLTVTDSGTTDCLDANNKGTSNGTKVIIWPCNGQTNQQWNLNSNGTITGAQSGLCLDVSGASTADGALVQLWTCNSQSNQQWALN from the coding sequence ATGGGTTACAGCGCACTGCTATCCGGAAGTCCGCCCGCTCGTCACCGGCTGCGACCGCTAACATTCCTCGCGGCGGCGATCCTCCTCGTGGCCGGCGTCCTGGCGACCGGCATGGTCAACGCCGGCCCGGCCCGCGCGGCGACCACCGGGCCCTGCGACATCTACGCCTCCGGCGGCACGCCGTGCGTGGCGGCCCACAGCACCACGCGTGCGCTGTACGGCGCCTACAACGGCCCGCTGTACCAGGTGCGGCGATCCTCGGACAACGCCACGACGAACATCGGCGTGCTGAACGCGGGAGGCTTCGCGAACGCCGCCGCGCAGGACTCCTTCTGCGCCAACACCACCTGTGTGATCACCGTGATCTACGACCAGTCGGGCCGCGGCAACAACCTCACCCAGGCGCTCGGCGGCGGCGCCGCGCCCGGCGCGGACAACCTGGCGGTCGCCACCGCCGCCCCGGTCACGCTGAGCGGGCACGAAGCCTATGGCGTGTTCATCCCGGCGGGCACCGGCTACCGCGACGACTCCACCAACGGCATCGCCACCGGCGACAACCCCGAGGGCGAGTACGCGATCTTCGACGGCTCGCACTACAACGGCGGCTGCTGCTTCGACTACGGCAACGCCGAGACGAACAACAACGACGACGGCAACGGCACCATGGAGGCCATCTACTTCGGGAACATCCGGGTCTGGGGCTACGGCTCCGGAAACGGCCCCTGGATCATGGCCGACATGGAGAACGGCCTGTACTCCGGCCAGAACGCCGGCTACAACGCCAACGACCCCAGCATCAGCGACCGCTTCACCACCGCGATCATCAAGGGCGGCGCGAACCAGTGGGCCATCCGTGGCGGCAACGCCCAGTCCGGCAGCCTGTCCACCTTCTACAGCGGCCCGCGGCCGAACGTCTCCGGCTACAACCCGATGCGCAAGCAGGGCGCCATCATCCTCGGCACCGGCGGGGACAACAGCCGGGGCTCGGACGGTACCTTCTATGAGGGCGTGATGACCTCCGGCTACCCGTCGGACGCCACCGAGAACACGGTGCAGGCCAACATCGTCGCCGCGGGGTACTCCACCGGCGGCACCAGCACTTCCGGCAGTGCGCTGCACGCCGTCGGTGCCGGGAAGTGTCTGGACGTGCCCAACGCCACCACCGCCGGCGGCACCCAGGTGCAGATCTACGACTGCAACGGCCAGAGCAACCAGAGCTTCACCCACACCTCGGCCGGCCAGCTGACCGTCACCGACTCCGGCACCACCGACTGCCTGGACGCCAACAACAAGGGCACGAGCAACGGCACGAAGGTGATCATCTGGCCGTGTAACGGCCAGACCAACCAGCAGTGGAACCTCAACTCCAACGGCACCATCACCGGCGCGCAGTCAGGCCTCTGTCTGGACGTCAGCGGAGCCTCCACCGCCGACGGAGCCCTGGTCCAGCTCTGGACCTGCAACAGCCAGAGCAACCAGCAATGGGCCCTCAACTGA
- a CDS encoding NADP-dependent oxidoreductase: MQAATYAEYSADNSHLTIGEVPDPKVGPGQVLIEVRAAGVNPVDWKVMAGGLDAMMDTVFPAIPGWDVAGVVRGAGPDTPEFAAGDEVMAYARKDAVQAGTFAQLVSVSARDVARKPAALDWPQAGGLPLAGLTALRSSDALRIGSRDSLLVHAAAGGVGSMAVQIARARGARVIGTASERNHDYLRSLGAEPVAYGEGLVERVRALEPEGVTTVLDCVGGQLETTLAVLAEGGRHVSIADPAVTRHGGRWIWVRPDGAGLAELGYLADRGLLKVEVAQTFPLSEVGAAFDLSRTGGVRGKLVIVP, encoded by the coding sequence GTGCAAGCCGCCACGTATGCCGAGTACTCCGCAGACAATTCGCACCTGACCATCGGCGAGGTGCCCGATCCCAAGGTCGGCCCGGGACAGGTGCTGATCGAGGTGCGGGCCGCCGGGGTCAACCCGGTCGACTGGAAGGTCATGGCCGGCGGGCTGGACGCGATGATGGACACCGTCTTCCCCGCCATCCCCGGCTGGGACGTCGCCGGAGTGGTGCGCGGCGCCGGCCCCGACACGCCCGAGTTCGCCGCCGGCGACGAGGTCATGGCCTACGCCCGCAAGGATGCCGTCCAGGCCGGGACGTTCGCGCAGCTGGTGAGCGTCTCGGCGCGCGACGTGGCGCGCAAGCCGGCGGCGCTGGACTGGCCGCAGGCCGGCGGCCTGCCGCTGGCCGGGCTGACCGCACTGCGGTCGTCGGACGCTCTGCGCATCGGTTCGAGGGACTCGCTGCTGGTCCACGCGGCGGCCGGCGGCGTGGGCAGCATGGCGGTACAGATCGCCCGGGCGCGGGGTGCCCGCGTCATCGGGACCGCCTCCGAGCGCAACCACGACTACCTGCGCTCCCTCGGTGCCGAGCCGGTCGCCTACGGCGAGGGCCTGGTGGAGCGGGTGCGCGCGCTGGAGCCAGAAGGTGTCACCACGGTGCTGGACTGTGTCGGAGGACAGCTTGAGACGACGCTCGCCGTCCTGGCCGAGGGCGGCCGGCACGTGTCGATCGCCGATCCGGCCGTGACCCGGCACGGCGGACGCTGGATCTGGGTCCGCCCGGACGGCGCGGGGCTGGCCGAACTGGGGTACCTGGCCGATCGGGGCCTGCTGAAGGTCGAGGTCGCCCAGACCTTCCCGCTCAGCGAGGTGGGGGCGGCGTTCGACCTCAGCCGGACCGGCGGGGTGCGCGGCAAGCTCGTGATCGTGCCCTGA
- a CDS encoding lectin, whose product MIHCRIPARRGLARGLAVAAAAVLAVPVAAALTAQPAAAATSLRSLAEAQNRYFGTALTDGDLGVSGEMNIAGAQFDMVTPGNEMKWDTTEPSNGSYNFGPGDQIVSWAQSHNARVRGHNLVWHSQLPGWVSSLPSNQVQGAMEAHITTEATHYKGKVYSWDVVNEPFNEDGTLRQDVFYNAMGTGYIADAIRTARAADPNAKLYLNDYNIEGENAKSDGMYNLAKSLLAQGVPLNGVGLESHFIVGQVPSSMLANMQRFAALGLDVAVTELDDRIQLPASSSNLQQQASDYSSVVKDCLAVSRCVGVSQWGVDDGHSWIPGTFPGYGAATMYDQNYQPKPAYNATVTALGGTGGGGGGTGGGALHAVGAGKCLDVPNATTTGGTQVQIYDCNGQSNQSFTHNSSGELTVTDSGTTDCLDANNKGTTNGTKVIIWPCNGQTNQQWNLNSNGTITGAQSGLCLDVTGASTADGALVQLWTCNGGSNQQWTLG is encoded by the coding sequence ATGATCCATTGCAGAATCCCGGCACGTCGTGGCCTTGCCCGAGGCCTGGCCGTGGCGGCCGCGGCCGTCCTGGCCGTCCCCGTCGCCGCGGCGCTCACGGCCCAGCCGGCCGCCGCGGCCACATCGCTGCGAAGCCTGGCCGAAGCGCAGAACCGCTACTTCGGCACCGCCCTGACCGACGGTGACCTCGGCGTCAGCGGCGAGATGAACATCGCCGGGGCCCAGTTCGACATGGTGACGCCGGGCAACGAGATGAAGTGGGACACCACCGAACCGTCGAACGGCTCCTACAACTTCGGCCCCGGCGACCAGATCGTCTCCTGGGCCCAGAGCCACAACGCCCGGGTGCGCGGCCACAACCTGGTCTGGCACAGCCAGCTGCCGGGGTGGGTCAGCAGCCTGCCGTCGAACCAGGTCCAGGGTGCGATGGAAGCGCACATCACCACCGAGGCGACGCACTACAAGGGCAAGGTGTACTCCTGGGACGTCGTCAACGAGCCCTTCAACGAGGACGGCACCCTCCGCCAGGACGTCTTCTACAACGCCATGGGCACCGGCTATATCGCCGACGCCATCCGCACCGCACGCGCCGCCGACCCCAACGCCAAGCTCTACCTGAACGACTACAACATCGAAGGCGAGAACGCCAAGAGCGACGGCATGTACAACCTGGCCAAGTCGCTGCTGGCCCAGGGCGTGCCGCTGAACGGCGTCGGCTTGGAGAGCCACTTCATCGTCGGCCAGGTGCCCTCCAGCATGCTGGCGAACATGCAGCGCTTCGCCGCTCTCGGCCTGGACGTGGCGGTGACCGAACTCGACGACCGGATCCAGCTCCCGGCCAGCTCCTCCAACCTCCAGCAGCAGGCCTCCGATTACAGCTCGGTCGTCAAGGACTGTCTCGCGGTCAGCCGGTGCGTCGGCGTCTCGCAGTGGGGTGTGGACGACGGCCACTCCTGGATCCCCGGCACGTTCCCCGGGTACGGCGCGGCCACCATGTACGACCAGAACTACCAGCCCAAGCCGGCCTACAACGCCACGGTGACAGCCCTCGGCGGAACCGGTGGCGGTGGCGGTGGTACGGGTGGCGGTGCGTTGCACGCGGTCGGTGCGGGCAAGTGCCTGGACGTGCCCAACGCCACCACCACCGGCGGCACCCAGGTGCAGATCTACGACTGCAACGGCCAGAGCAACCAGAGCTTCACCCACAACTCCTCCGGCGAGCTCACCGTCACCGACTCCGGCACCACCGACTGCCTGGACGCCAACAACAAGGGCACCACCAACGGCACCAAGGTGATCATCTGGCCCTGCAACGGCCAGACCAACCAGCAGTGGAACCTCAACTCCAACGGCACCATCACCGGCGCGCAGTCAGGCCTGTGCCTGGACGTCACCGGCGCCTCCACCGCCGACGGAGCCCTGGTCCAGCTCTGGACCTGCAACGGTGGCAGCAACCAGCAATGGACCCTCGGCTGA
- a CDS encoding FadR/GntR family transcriptional regulator, which produces MVSVTSHDEDGAPSGPYRPGYELAAERILEIIAESGLRPGDRMPTENELAAQLGTSRTVVREAVKILSALGRVRAQKGRGLYVSDDEGMLGSTGWGGFFLPTDLDHVYMLFEFRRVQEVEAARCAATRATPAELHAIETAADLCREGHVTGRTELFDRGDDDFHLGIAAASHNPFLVAAVREARRLQRQSSIIGLQGTLGGHAEEAVAEHAAIYDAIRGGDPDAAARAAAVHMDNTLEDYRREIQRRLFG; this is translated from the coding sequence ATGGTGAGCGTGACATCGCACGACGAGGACGGTGCTCCGAGCGGTCCGTACCGACCGGGGTACGAGCTCGCTGCCGAGCGGATCCTGGAGATCATCGCCGAATCCGGTCTGCGGCCGGGCGACCGGATGCCGACCGAGAACGAGCTGGCGGCGCAGCTCGGCACCAGTCGGACGGTGGTCCGGGAGGCGGTCAAGATCCTCTCCGCGCTCGGCCGGGTCAGGGCGCAGAAGGGCCGCGGTCTCTACGTCTCCGATGACGAGGGGATGCTGGGCTCGACCGGCTGGGGCGGCTTCTTCCTGCCGACTGACCTGGACCACGTCTACATGCTCTTCGAGTTCCGCCGGGTCCAGGAGGTCGAGGCCGCCAGGTGCGCCGCGACCCGGGCCACGCCGGCGGAGCTGCACGCCATCGAGACCGCGGCCGACCTGTGCCGCGAAGGCCACGTGACCGGCCGGACCGAGCTGTTCGACCGCGGCGACGACGACTTCCACCTCGGCATCGCCGCGGCGTCGCACAACCCCTTCCTGGTCGCCGCGGTGCGCGAAGCCCGCCGGTTGCAGCGCCAGTCCAGCATCATCGGCCTGCAGGGAACGCTCGGCGGCCACGCGGAGGAGGCGGTCGCCGAGCACGCCGCGATCTATGACGCGATCAGGGGCGGCGACCCCGACGCCGCGGCGCGGGCGGCCGCCGTCCACATGGACAACACGCTGGAGGACTACCGCCGCGAGATCCAGCGCCGGCTGTTCGGCTGA
- a CDS encoding lectin, with product MIPRTRRRGGRSRPSILAAAATLVTAAFGMPALSHAATAATLYASPTGSGTACSAAAPCSITQAQSAVRSMNSSMSGDIVVQLAGGTYRLSAPLAFNASDSGTNGHTVIWQAAPGATPVLSGGQQVTGWTLHDSAADIWSAPVPSGADSRQLYVDGALAPRAAIPISRSDVQITASGMTIVNSALDYLASLPEQNRIELESQNSFTDRYAPVSGITGTTITMQQPAWNNNNWGYDTLAKPFAGGQVYLENSYSFLKNAGQWYIDPQAGQLYYKAASGQSPSGHDVELPRLTSLIQMSGSYSNPVSHITFQGLAFEHTTWLGPGTSIGYADQQTGTFLAKQYTQPSDFLTSCQSGCQLFEATRNSWNQAPAAVQVSAASAIAFSGDSFTHLGQVALGIGNDADAVASGIGLGASGVTVDHNTFTDDSGAGIVVGGVEPDAHHPSNIAMTVQNVTITDNLVSGVAEDYKDMPGILSTYATHTDIEHNEVSNLAYDGIDVGWGWGMNDPGGSQDYVNRGTYNYQPIYTTPTTLKNTVVSYNKVHGTKKVFHDGGSIYNLSANPGGVIDDNYIYDNQNTVGLYLDEGSRYLTLTNNVVQDTGVWAFTNANANNNTNDSTFSYNWYNSGATNVATGSPHNNVLTGNTQVSGGWPAAAQQVITNSGISGSTGGSGSSGALRAVGAGKCLDVPNATTTGGTQMQIYDCNGQTNQSFTHDSSGELTVTDSGTTDCLDANDKGTTNGTKVIIWPCNGQTNQQWNLNANGTITGAQSGLCLDVTGGSTTDGALVELWTCNGGSNQQWTLG from the coding sequence ATGATCCCCAGAACCCGCCGACGCGGCGGCCGCTCCCGCCCCTCGATCCTGGCGGCCGCGGCGACACTCGTCACGGCCGCCTTCGGGATGCCGGCGCTGTCCCACGCCGCGACCGCCGCCACGCTGTACGCCTCCCCCACGGGCAGCGGAACCGCCTGTTCAGCCGCCGCGCCGTGTTCCATCACTCAGGCCCAGTCCGCGGTGCGCTCGATGAACTCGAGCATGAGCGGCGACATCGTCGTCCAGCTGGCCGGCGGGACCTACCGCCTGTCCGCACCGCTGGCCTTCAACGCTTCCGACTCCGGCACCAACGGGCACACCGTCATCTGGCAGGCCGCCCCCGGCGCGACGCCGGTGCTGTCCGGCGGGCAGCAGGTCACCGGGTGGACCCTGCACGACTCGGCCGCCGACATCTGGTCCGCACCGGTCCCCTCCGGGGCCGACTCCCGGCAGCTCTACGTGGACGGCGCGCTCGCGCCCCGCGCCGCGATCCCGATCTCGCGCAGCGACGTCCAGATCACCGCGAGCGGCATGACCATCGTGAACTCGGCTCTGGACTACCTGGCCTCGCTGCCGGAGCAGAACCGGATCGAGCTGGAGAGCCAGAACTCGTTCACCGACCGGTACGCTCCGGTGTCGGGCATCACCGGGACCACGATCACGATGCAGCAGCCGGCCTGGAACAACAACAACTGGGGTTACGACACCCTGGCCAAGCCCTTCGCCGGCGGCCAGGTCTACCTGGAGAACTCGTACTCGTTCCTGAAGAACGCCGGGCAGTGGTACATCGACCCGCAGGCCGGCCAGTTGTACTACAAGGCCGCCTCCGGCCAGTCGCCCAGCGGCCACGACGTCGAACTCCCCCGCCTGACCTCGCTGATCCAGATGAGCGGGAGCTACAGCAACCCGGTCTCCCACATCACGTTCCAGGGCTTGGCCTTCGAGCACACCACCTGGCTCGGGCCGGGCACCTCGATCGGGTACGCGGACCAGCAGACCGGCACGTTCCTGGCCAAGCAGTACACCCAGCCGTCGGACTTCCTGACCTCCTGCCAGTCCGGCTGCCAGCTCTTCGAGGCCACCCGCAACAGCTGGAACCAGGCCCCCGCGGCGGTCCAGGTCTCGGCCGCGTCGGCCATCGCCTTCAGCGGTGACAGCTTCACCCACCTGGGCCAGGTCGCGCTCGGCATCGGCAACGACGCGGACGCGGTCGCCTCAGGTATCGGGCTCGGGGCCTCCGGCGTCACGGTCGACCACAACACGTTCACGGATGACTCCGGCGCCGGGATCGTGGTCGGCGGCGTGGAGCCGGACGCCCACCATCCGTCGAACATTGCGATGACCGTGCAGAACGTCACGATCACCGACAACCTGGTGAGCGGCGTCGCCGAGGACTACAAGGACATGCCGGGCATCCTGTCGACGTACGCCACCCACACCGACATCGAGCACAACGAAGTGTCGAACCTGGCCTACGACGGCATCGACGTCGGCTGGGGCTGGGGCATGAACGACCCGGGCGGCAGCCAGGACTACGTCAACCGCGGCACCTACAACTACCAGCCGATCTACACCACGCCGACGACGCTCAAGAACACCGTCGTCAGCTACAACAAGGTGCACGGGACCAAGAAGGTCTTCCACGACGGCGGCAGCATCTACAACCTGTCCGCCAACCCCGGCGGCGTCATCGACGACAACTACATCTACGACAACCAGAACACCGTCGGCCTGTATCTGGACGAGGGCTCGCGCTATTTGACGCTGACGAACAACGTCGTCCAGGACACCGGCGTGTGGGCGTTCACCAACGCCAACGCGAACAACAACACGAACGACAGCACCTTCTCCTACAACTGGTATAACTCCGGCGCCACCAACGTCGCGACCGGCTCTCCGCACAACAACGTGCTGACCGGCAACACCCAGGTGAGCGGAGGCTGGCCGGCAGCCGCCCAGCAGGTCATCACCAACTCGGGCATCTCCGGCAGTACCGGAGGCAGCGGTTCCAGCGGCGCGTTGCGCGCGGTGGGCGCCGGAAAGTGCCTGGACGTGCCGAATGCCACCACGACCGGCGGCACCCAGATGCAGATCTACGACTGCAACGGCCAGACCAACCAGAGCTTCACCCACGACTCCTCGGGTGAGCTGACGGTCACCGACTCCGGCACCACCGACTGCCTGGACGCCAACGACAAGGGCACCACCAACGGCACCAAGGTCATCATCTGGCCCTGCAACGGCCAGACCAACCAGCAGTGGAACCTGAACGCCAACGGCACCATCACCGGCGCGCAGTCAGGCCTGTGCCTGGACGTCACCGGCGGCTCGACAACCGACGGCGCCCTGGTCGAACTCTGGACCTGCAACGGCGGCAGCAACCAGCAATGGACCCTCGGCTGA
- a CDS encoding alpha-L-fucosidase: protein MSSSPFPVSRRTLLTAGSAGAAAAFGLLRFAPTASANNGPQSYTSSWSSVDQHPPTPEWFQDAKFGIYYHWGVFSVPAFSSEWYPRNMYNPGSIENQHHIATYGDPSVWPYHNFILGAYDKAGNYTKFAPKLTSAGGAWDPNAWAQLFKAAGAKFAGPVAEHHDGYSMWNSQVNEWNSVKTGPNLDLVDLHAQAIRGQGLMFMTSLHHAYHFLGYYQWVPQQSTATLQKLYGQMGTTAENQLWYTKLVEVINGYQPDMIWQDFDLSNVQESERLAFLAYYYNQAVAWNKDVVATYKDGFDTSGEVFDFERGGPGGLLSPYWLTDDSISSSSWCYTVGIGYYTTQALLHALIDRVAKGGNMLLNIAPMADGTIPSGQQSILLGMGDWLSRFGEAVYATRSWSSYGEGPTAMGGGSFSGPKAGTPQDVRFTRSKDNTVLYATALGWQGATMTVSTLNSNQINLSTLVSAQLLNNTAGTYINLPSPVQDTGGLHFTMPSSNPPFTALAYTVKLTFSGQIPALGSGPLPTGWAKIVNATSGLVLDSGGGVASGSNLKQWSYDGSTNLQWQLVPLGGGYYRIVNNTNGMVADSWGNTANGAPARQAAWNGGDNQQWSLTSAGNGLFHIVNRGTGTALDGAGSTTVGSTTVMWSPNSSPNNEWSIVAV, encoded by the coding sequence ATGTCCTCCTCTCCCTTCCCCGTCAGCCGCCGTACTCTCCTCACCGCCGGAAGCGCCGGCGCGGCCGCAGCGTTCGGCCTGCTGCGTTTCGCGCCCACGGCTTCGGCGAACAACGGCCCGCAGAGCTACACCTCGTCGTGGTCTTCGGTGGATCAGCACCCGCCGACGCCCGAGTGGTTCCAGGACGCCAAGTTCGGGATCTACTACCACTGGGGCGTGTTCTCCGTCCCGGCGTTCAGCAGCGAGTGGTACCCGCGCAACATGTACAACCCGGGCTCGATCGAGAACCAGCACCACATCGCCACCTATGGGGACCCGTCGGTGTGGCCGTACCACAACTTCATCCTCGGCGCGTACGACAAGGCGGGGAACTACACCAAGTTCGCCCCCAAGCTGACCAGCGCCGGCGGCGCCTGGGATCCGAACGCCTGGGCCCAGCTCTTCAAGGCCGCCGGCGCGAAGTTCGCCGGTCCCGTGGCCGAGCACCACGACGGCTACTCGATGTGGAACAGCCAGGTCAACGAGTGGAACTCGGTGAAGACCGGCCCGAACCTGGACCTGGTGGACCTGCACGCGCAGGCCATCCGCGGGCAGGGCCTGATGTTCATGACGTCTCTGCACCACGCGTACCACTTCCTGGGCTACTACCAGTGGGTTCCGCAGCAGTCGACCGCGACGCTGCAGAAGCTGTACGGGCAGATGGGCACGACCGCGGAGAACCAGCTCTGGTACACCAAGCTCGTCGAGGTGATCAACGGCTACCAGCCGGACATGATCTGGCAGGACTTCGACCTGAGCAACGTCCAGGAATCCGAGCGCCTGGCGTTCCTGGCGTACTACTACAACCAGGCGGTGGCCTGGAACAAGGACGTCGTGGCCACGTACAAGGACGGCTTCGATACCTCCGGCGAGGTCTTCGACTTCGAGCGCGGCGGGCCCGGCGGCCTGCTCAGCCCGTACTGGCTCACCGACGACTCGATCTCCTCCTCCAGCTGGTGCTACACCGTCGGCATCGGCTATTACACGACCCAGGCCCTGCTGCACGCGCTGATCGACCGGGTGGCCAAGGGCGGCAACATGCTGCTGAACATCGCGCCGATGGCCGACGGCACCATCCCGTCGGGCCAGCAGAGCATCCTGCTGGGCATGGGCGACTGGCTCAGCCGCTTCGGCGAGGCGGTCTACGCCACCCGCTCGTGGAGTTCGTACGGCGAGGGACCCACCGCGATGGGCGGCGGTTCCTTCTCCGGTCCCAAGGCCGGCACACCTCAGGATGTCCGCTTCACCCGCAGCAAGGACAACACCGTCCTGTACGCCACGGCGCTGGGCTGGCAGGGCGCCACGATGACCGTGAGCACCCTGAACTCCAACCAGATCAACCTCAGCACCCTGGTCTCCGCGCAGCTGCTGAACAACACCGCGGGGACGTACATCAACCTGCCCTCCCCGGTCCAGGACACCGGCGGCCTGCACTTCACGATGCCGTCGTCGAACCCGCCCTTCACCGCCCTGGCCTACACGGTCAAGCTGACCTTCTCCGGGCAGATTCCGGCCCTGGGCTCCGGGCCGCTACCGACCGGCTGGGCGAAGATCGTCAACGCCACCAGCGGGCTGGTCCTGGACAGCGGCGGCGGTGTCGCCTCCGGCTCGAACCTGAAGCAGTGGAGCTACGACGGCAGCACCAACCTGCAGTGGCAGCTGGTGCCACTCGGCGGCGGCTACTACCGGATCGTCAACAACACCAACGGCATGGTCGCCGACAGCTGGGGCAACACCGCCAACGGGGCCCCGGCCCGCCAAGCGGCGTGGAACGGCGGCGACAACCAGCAGTGGAGCCTGACCAGCGCCGGGAACGGGCTCTTCCACATCGTCAACCGCGGCACCGGCACCGCACTGGACGGCGCCGGGAGCACAACCGTCGGGTCCACCACGGTCATGTGGAGCCCCAACTCCAGTCCGAACAACGAATGGTCGATCGTCGCGGTGTGA